A single genomic interval of Gouania willdenowi chromosome 22, fGouWil2.1, whole genome shotgun sequence harbors:
- the LOC114456717 gene encoding uncharacterized protein LOC114456717 has protein sequence MQLWSTSEQTQKKDTKKTLSKNKDAVASQHHNFYNSSPSHPTLQQPASSLQPVQHPSQQYQVASDLQPVQHPSQQHQVASALQPVQQPSQQHQVASAIHAPSNQHLQQQSQHQSHPYQLLQSSPQQSPPPLHLLYHQPLQSIEVQPPPLYGPSYSKSLSSYYQLTPSTSQQVYAQVHHSTIVSQGTPDKHGVNQDVFQSAIETPPHSVRSSFMKMLNTPPGSSRVEHNGAISDTSTADTIILERSPIEEYGEPCGTPQSSEQGFQPCEHCAAEFARLKEDNKRLEVLNTIDCADLENIRKLLGKIEGIVPSTKEGHQGPQRDKKELYPGSGLYISATRLVAIKVEAKKDCLRLFHLLFDEVFSPEECRNCVAFGKHGKIPEGKTQLNKRKVDAVLTYIMHCCTLTGWVPVEMSKVKKALINKCRARAARSLLS, from the exons ATGCAACTGTGGAGTACATcggaacaaacacaaaaaaaagatactAAGAAAACCCTCTCAAAGAACAAAGACGCTGTGGCATCGCAACATCACAATTTTTATAATTCTTCCCCATCTCACCCGACTCTGCAGCAGCCTGCGTCATCCCTCCAGCCTGTACAGCATCCATCTCAGCAGTACCAGGTAGCCTCAGACCTTCAGCCTGTACAGCATCCATCTCAGCAGCACCAGGTAGCCTCAGCCCTCCAGCCTGTACAGCAACCATCTCAGCAGCACCAGGTTGCCTCAGCCATCCATGCTCCTTCCAACCAGCATCTTCAGCAACAATCTCAACACCAGTCTCATCCATACCAGCTTCTCCAATCCTCTCCGCAACAGTCTCCACCGCCGCTTCACCTTCTTTACCACCAGCCTCTTCAATCTATTGAGGTCCAGCCACCACCTCTCTATGGGCCATCATATTCCAAATCCCTCAGCAGCTATTATCAGCTCACACCTAGTACATCACAGCAGGTGTACGCTCAGGTTCACCACAGTACTATTGTTAGCCAGGGGACTCCTGACAAACATGGTGTCAATCAAGATGTCTTCCAGTCAGCTATTGAAACCCCTCCTCATTCTGTCCGAAGCAGCTTCATGAAGATGTTAAACACCCCTCCAGGCAGTAGCAGAGTGGAGCACAATGGCGCCATCTCAGACACAAGTACTGCTGACACAATAATACTTGAGCGTAGTCCAATAGAAGAGTATGGTGAGCCATGTGGGACCCCACAGTCTAGCGAACAAGGTTTTCAACCTTGCGAGCATTGTGCAGCAGAGTTTGCAAGGctgaaagaagacaataagAGGCTGGAGGTGCTGAACACTATAG ATTGTGCAGATCTGGAGAATATCAGGAAGCTTCTGGGCAAAATTGAAGGAATAGTACCAAGCACCAAGGAGGGACACCAGGGTCCACAAAGAGACAAGAAAGAACTGTACCCGGGAAGCGGCCTGTACATCTCTGCAACTCGTCTTGTTGCAATTAAAGTGGAGGCCAAGAAAGACTGCCTCCGCCTGTTCCACCTTCTGTTTGATGAAGTGTTCTCACCAGAGGAGTGCAGGAATTGTGTTGCATTCGGCAAACATGGAAAAATTCCTGAAGGCAAGACACAGCTGAATAAGCGTAAAGTAGACGCAGTATTGA CTTACATCATGCACTGCTGCACCTTGACAGGATGGGTTCCGGTGGAGATGTCAAAAGTGAAAAAAGCACTCATCAATAAATGCCGTGCAAGAGCAGCCCGGAGTCTTCTGAGTTAA